The Henningerozyma blattae CBS 6284 chromosome 7, complete genome region tctCCGTTGGTAGAAGGAGGAATTGATGATGGTGGAACTTGATTCATCAATTGAGAGGACTCACTTacatttgtattattattgtcaGACATTTGTAAACTCCATAACCTTGGAGCAGAAGGATCGTATAAATcagaaatttcttttaaagttGGAGAATCAGTATTAGAAGAAAGATACAAGTGTTGTTGATCATTAATGATTTGATTACATTGCTGATAATAAACGacattattgttgttgttagAAAAAGTGGAATTTGTTGGAGAAATGGTGGGTGTTGGTGTTCCTCTGCTATTAGTatggtttattatttcattatcatacATTGAAGATGGATTGAAAGTTAAATCAGGTAACGATTGATTACTATTCAAATGAATCATCATGCTTAAATGTTTTGTATGATTTATCGATTGAATCGAATTGTGAATTCTGCCATCTTGTTCttgattttctaatttgatTATGCTTTGTTGATGTTGGTGTTGGAACCCAATGGGAATACTGATATTCTCCAAAGGGTCCATTGAATCCAAAGGGTCATTTGAGCTTGAATGCAGTGGTAGTGGTGGAGGTGGAGGTGGATGAGCTTGAGAATGAATTTGAGGGAGGTTTTGAGGAATATGTTGTTCAATCTTTTGAGATTGTAAGATTGGTCTTTGTAAAGTGGTTGGAGTGAAATTTAACGATTTATCTTTGCTAGATTTCAAAGTAGCTGGAGTTAATGGGGTGGAGTTTGTTGTTGGAGTTTGTATATCTTGATTAGATGGCTCTTCTTGTTTGATTTGGATATTATCATCTACTGAATAATCATCATCCAATTCCTGTGCAGTGGTTGGTTGTTGAATTTGAGTAGTATTGAGGGACTCTACAGAGGGGACGAAATCCGCTTCATTCAAGGATCTATATTCGTATAACAAGTTTTGTGCatacaaattattttggaaCGTTTGATCTAAATCAGGGAATTGGTCCAATAATTTCTCCATGATATTACAACGAGTTTCCAAATATTGAACATGcaatctttttttctctctTGAAAGATGAGCAGCTTTTCTATTTCTCAAGATTCGTTCTATTCTTCGTTGTTCTTTCTCTTCTTTAGTCTTTGCTCTCTTACGCGGAGGCATTgttgatttaaaatcagATGGGATTGTAATGGAGGAGTTTGATTTCATATTGAGTAGTTTGAAGTGTAATCAATGAGGAGACGGCTGCGGCGGCAGTGGTGGAGGAGGCGGAGGTGGTGCTGATATTGATGGCGTTAAAACGTTTgaggaaaaaaaacaacaaaagTAGTATGCgtgtgtatatatatatgtgcGTGCGTGCGTGCGTGTGTGCGTGTGTGCTATTAGTGCAAGTGTGTTTAGAGAGGCAGTATGTGTCAGATGTAGGAAGATTTGGGAAATGGGAGGacaaaaaatggaaaagaaaaaccTACAACCAACAAAATTAGATACAACGAAAATAATTGCAAATATGATGAGATAGAAAGATTGATGAGGGAGTTTAGAAgaatagaataaaatacaataaagaaaaaaaatcaaaatcaaaatcaaaatctaTTTTAGGAACCGGATATGGTGATTGAATTTCTCTAATTGGTAATGGAGAGTGTCTTAATCCAGAGAGATTTAACGGGATTATTTCTtgagaataataattagaGAGTGAGTCTAATTATGTTTATCGATATttgattctttttttattttttttattttttttccaaacaATAGGATAAGATGATTGTAAACGTTAACTTAAATAGGGAATTGTCGCGAAAAACAACGGACGGAAGGCAATTAGGGGAGAGAGAAAAATAAGCAGCGGTTAAAAAAGGCGGAAGGGTCCTGAATAGGAAGCAAACGCAGAAGCAGAAGAACCAGAAAAAGGCAGAGAGAGAATCTGAGAGGAGATCTGAGCGGATCTGGGAGGAGATTTCAAGGCACGGCGGAAGCGAGGGCAGCGGACAGAATGGGCAGCGGAGTGGTGCTGCTTTGGGACACGCGGCAGACAGAAAAAGTAGTGGGCTTTGGCTTGAGTGTGGGCTTGAGTGTGGgcgtttctttttcttttgtatgCTGTATCCTATAATATatgttattattct contains the following coding sequences:
- the HAC1 gene encoding transcription factor HAC1 (similar to Saccharomyces cerevisiae HAC1 (YFL031W); ancestral locus Anc_8.36); translation: MKSNSSITIPSDFKSTMPPRKRAKTKEEKEQRRIERILRNRKAAHLSREKKRLHVQYLETRCNIMEKLLDQFPDLDQTFQNNLYAQNLLYEYRSLNEADFVPSVESLNTTQIQQPTTAQELDDDYSVDDNIQIKQEEPSNQDIQTPTTNSTPLTPATLKSSKDKSLNFTPTTLQRPILQSQKIEQHIPQNLPQIHSQAHPPPPPPLPLHSSSNDPLDSMDPLENISIPIGFQHQHQQSIIKLENQEQDGRIHNSIQSINHTKHLSMMIHLNSNQSLPDLTFNPSSMYDNEIINHTNSRGTPTPTISPTNSTFSNNNNNVVYYQQCNQIINDQQHLYLSSNTDSPTLKEISDLYDPSAPRLWSLQMSDNNNTNVSESSQLMNQVPPSSIPPSTNGDYNNINSISDSSNISSPSSILSKAFLKPNSTNETASKFVKQQNPWVLTDDIDMALTSNNVYFDDWRNSNSKVTAS